In Streptomyces sp. NBC_00414, a single window of DNA contains:
- a CDS encoding TetR/AcrR family transcriptional regulator: MPRNSPSLDRATPDRIAGTALRLVDEAGPESLTFRALAARLGISLASLQRRCTDLAGLLDLCTDHLAARLPEIEPGTGWAEATETRFTALYRLLSAHPGLVALRGARPWLGPHLLARLVEPQLADSLAAGMTPEEAITVYRRIYLLTLGSASFVDHRDPRATQTVTRTALASLDPADYPALTGNVAAILPVLTDHEVYYGALRQLVTAADPARTATGDGPL, from the coding sequence ATGCCTCGGAACTCCCCGTCTCTGGACCGCGCGACGCCCGACCGGATCGCCGGGACCGCCCTGCGGCTGGTCGACGAGGCCGGCCCCGAATCGCTGACCTTCCGCGCGCTGGCCGCCCGGCTGGGCATCTCCCTCGCCTCCCTCCAGCGCCGCTGCACCGACCTGGCCGGACTGCTGGACCTGTGCACCGACCACCTGGCCGCCCGGCTGCCGGAGATCGAGCCGGGCACCGGCTGGGCCGAGGCCACCGAGACGCGGTTCACCGCTCTGTACCGGCTGCTGTCGGCGCACCCCGGCCTGGTCGCGCTGCGGGGCGCCCGCCCCTGGCTCGGCCCGCATCTGCTGGCCCGCCTCGTCGAGCCGCAGCTCGCCGACAGCCTCGCGGCCGGGATGACCCCCGAGGAGGCGATCACCGTCTACCGGCGGATCTACCTGCTCACCCTCGGCAGCGCGAGCTTCGTGGACCACCGCGACCCCCGCGCCACACAGACGGTCACCCGCACCGCACTGGCCTCGCTCGACCCGGCGGACTACCCGGCCCTGACCGGCAACGTGGCGGCGATCCTGCCCGTGCTGACCGACCACGAGGTCTACTACGGGGCCCTGCGCCAGCTCGTCACCGCCGCGGACCCGGCGCGTACGGCCACCGGCGACGGCCCGCTGTGA
- a CDS encoding SHOCT domain-containing protein, with the protein MYLAYDYPLMSVFWSMLVFFLWIMWFVLLFRIIVDIFRDDDMSGWGKAGWLVFVTFLPFLGVFVYVIARGKNMGHREVAQARAQHEAFESYVRETARGADRTSSVDELARLSEIKARGDITDEEFHRAKELVLSGSGASGRSGATHSAAGH; encoded by the coding sequence ATGTACCTCGCCTACGACTATCCGCTCATGAGCGTCTTCTGGTCCATGCTGGTCTTCTTCCTGTGGATCATGTGGTTCGTCCTGCTGTTCCGGATCATCGTCGACATCTTCCGGGACGACGACATGAGCGGCTGGGGCAAGGCCGGCTGGCTGGTGTTCGTGACTTTCCTGCCGTTCCTCGGCGTCTTCGTCTACGTGATCGCGCGGGGCAAGAACATGGGCCACCGGGAGGTGGCGCAGGCGCGCGCACAGCACGAGGCCTTCGAGTCGTACGTCCGGGAGACGGCCCGGGGCGCGGACCGGACGAGCAGTGTCGACGAACTCGCCCGGCTGTCCGAGATCAAGGCCCGCGGTGACATCACGGACGAGGAGTTCCACCGGGCGAAGGAGCTGGTGTTGAGCGGCTCCGGCGCCTCGGGACGGTCGGGCGCCACCCATTCGGCGGCCGGTCACTGA
- a CDS encoding ABC transporter ATP-binding protein, which produces MTSSRTFARDPAVIRVQGLTKRYGRRTAVDDLSFTVGSGRVTGFFGPNGAGKTTALKAVVGLARPTAGRAFVRGTPVTRIRPDARLLGVHIEPCGAHPGRTGRAHLRSLAALAGLPRRRVGEVLELVSLAEAARLRVGKYSMGMRQRLGLAAALLGDPEILVLDEPVNGLDPQGIRWLRTLLRERAANGGTVLLSSHMLGEAARTVDDVIIIDRGRLVHEGAIRDLERSAESVVVVRTAETERLSGLVVAAGGSAEPDGGGGLLVEGLDVTEVARLAHRDDVLLEEIGRRTASLEDVFFGLTGGADR; this is translated from the coding sequence ATGACTTCTTCACGCACATTCGCCCGGGACCCGGCGGTCATCAGGGTGCAGGGGCTGACCAAGCGTTACGGCCGCAGAACCGCGGTCGACGACCTGTCGTTCACGGTCGGGTCCGGGCGGGTGACGGGGTTCTTCGGCCCGAACGGGGCGGGCAAGACCACCGCGCTCAAAGCGGTCGTCGGACTGGCGCGGCCGACCGCGGGCCGGGCGTTCGTACGGGGTACGCCGGTCACGAGGATCAGGCCCGACGCCCGGCTGCTCGGTGTGCACATCGAGCCCTGCGGGGCCCATCCCGGCCGGACCGGCCGTGCGCACCTGCGGTCGCTGGCCGCGCTGGCCGGACTGCCCCGCCGCCGGGTCGGTGAGGTCCTGGAGCTCGTCAGCCTGGCGGAGGCGGCCCGGCTCAGGGTCGGGAAGTACTCGATGGGCATGCGGCAGCGGCTCGGGCTCGCCGCGGCGCTGCTGGGCGATCCGGAGATCCTGGTGCTCGACGAGCCGGTGAACGGCCTGGACCCGCAGGGCATCCGCTGGTTGCGCACGCTGCTGCGGGAACGCGCCGCGAACGGTGGCACGGTCCTGCTGTCCAGCCACATGCTGGGCGAGGCGGCCCGGACCGTCGACGACGTGATCATCATCGACCGGGGCCGGCTGGTCCACGAAGGTGCGATCCGGGATCTCGAACGGTCCGCGGAGAGCGTGGTCGTGGTGCGCACCGCCGAGACCGAGCGCCTGTCGGGGCTGGTGGTCGCGGCCGGTGGCTCCGCAGAGCCCGACGGCGGAGGCGGACTGCTGGTCGAGGGGCTCGACGTCACGGAGGTCGCGCGGCTGGCCCACCGCGACGACGTCCTGCTGGAGGAGATCGGCCGGCGGACCGCGTCGCTGGAGGACGTGTTCTTCGGTCTCACGGGAGGGGCGGACCGTTGA
- a CDS encoding threonine aldolase family protein, with translation MSNDTTAARAFSSDNAAGASPEMVEAVVRAAAGPASPYGSDSITAGVRGRLSEIFERDVDLLIVSTGSAANALSLAALTPPWGSVLCHRDSHINNDECGAPEFYTAGAKVVPLGGDDAKIDADELRAAVRNKTGDVHSVQPSVVSLTQATETGSVYSLDELRTLGSVIKEPGLRFHMDGARFAGAVAALDATPAELTWRAGVDLLSFGATKNGTMTAEAIVVFDRSLTPELGFRAKRAGQLASKMRFHAAQLDAYLTDDLWLRNATHANAMAARLQDGLKAIPEVDLLGAAEANILFCRLPQEVTQGLLSDGYAFYHDRWAPGVARFVTSFATDPRAIDDLLRDIRRHAA, from the coding sequence ATGAGCAACGACACCACCGCCGCGCGTGCGTTCAGCAGCGACAACGCGGCCGGCGCCTCCCCGGAGATGGTCGAGGCGGTGGTCCGGGCCGCCGCGGGACCGGCCTCGCCCTACGGGTCGGACAGCATCACGGCCGGCGTGCGCGGCAGACTGTCCGAGATCTTCGAGCGCGACGTCGACCTGCTGATCGTCTCCACGGGTTCCGCGGCGAACGCCCTGAGCCTGGCCGCGCTCACCCCGCCCTGGGGCAGCGTCCTGTGCCACCGCGACAGCCACATCAACAACGACGAGTGCGGGGCGCCGGAGTTCTACACCGCGGGCGCGAAGGTCGTCCCGCTCGGTGGCGACGACGCCAAGATCGACGCGGACGAACTCCGCGCGGCCGTCCGGAACAAGACCGGGGACGTGCACAGCGTCCAGCCCTCCGTGGTGAGCCTCACCCAGGCCACCGAGACCGGCTCCGTCTACTCCCTCGACGAACTCCGCACCCTCGGCTCCGTCATCAAGGAGCCGGGCCTGCGCTTCCACATGGACGGCGCGCGCTTCGCCGGAGCCGTCGCGGCCCTCGACGCCACCCCCGCCGAGCTGACCTGGCGGGCCGGTGTCGACCTGCTGTCGTTCGGAGCCACCAAGAACGGCACGATGACGGCCGAGGCGATCGTCGTCTTCGACCGCTCCCTCACCCCCGAACTCGGCTTCCGCGCCAAACGGGCCGGCCAGCTCGCCTCCAAGATGCGCTTTCACGCCGCCCAGCTCGACGCGTACCTGACGGACGACCTGTGGCTGCGCAACGCGACCCATGCCAACGCCATGGCCGCCCGGCTCCAGGACGGCCTCAAGGCCATACCGGAGGTCGACCTCCTCGGTGCCGCGGAGGCCAACATCCTCTTCTGCCGACTGCCCCAGGAGGTCACCCAGGGACTGCTGTCCGACGGCTACGCCTTCTACCACGACCGCTGGGCGCCCGGCGTCGCCCGCTTCGTCACCTCCTTCGCGACGGACCCGCGGGCCATCGACGACCTGCTCCGCGACATCCGTCGGCACGCCGCCTGA
- a CDS encoding HdeD family acid-resistance protein translates to MTVSPDPAPRSGPAHRSGGAAPGASGDPAELLAKLGHSWTWILGSAVATLVPGILVLVWPDETLHVLAVLIGLYLLVTGGFRFVASFASDDLGERLPGLLLAVLYVLAGVLCLRNPLQTIAALSLIVGVVWLVSGILTLYTAIGAKDLPHRGFLLGAAVIGILAGIVVLALPTESARALTRLLGLWLVLLGLVEVAIAFAWRAALGRTRVASARAPAGPTEPAGPANPAGPAGTG, encoded by the coding sequence ATGACCGTGTCACCTGACCCGGCACCGCGTTCAGGACCGGCCCACCGCTCCGGCGGGGCGGCCCCGGGGGCGTCGGGCGATCCGGCGGAACTGCTGGCGAAGCTCGGGCACTCCTGGACCTGGATCCTCGGCTCGGCGGTGGCCACGCTCGTGCCGGGCATCCTCGTGCTGGTCTGGCCGGACGAGACGCTGCACGTCCTCGCGGTCCTGATCGGCCTGTACCTGTTGGTGACCGGGGGCTTCCGGTTCGTCGCGTCCTTCGCCAGCGACGACCTGGGCGAACGGCTGCCCGGACTGCTCCTCGCGGTGCTGTACGTCCTGGCAGGGGTGCTCTGCCTGCGGAACCCGCTGCAGACGATCGCCGCGCTCTCGCTGATCGTCGGGGTCGTCTGGCTGGTGTCCGGGATCCTCACCCTCTACACGGCCATCGGCGCCAAGGACCTGCCCCACCGCGGCTTCCTGCTCGGAGCCGCGGTGATCGGCATCCTCGCCGGGATCGTGGTGCTGGCACTGCCCACCGAGTCGGCCCGGGCGCTGACCAGGCTGCTCGGCCTGTGGCTCGTCCTGCTCGGCCTGGTCGAGGTGGCGATCGCCTTCGCCTGGCGGGCCGCGCTCGGCAGGACGCGCGTCGCGAGCGCGCGTGCACCGGCCGGCCCGACCGAGCCGGCCGGCCCCGCGAACCCCGCAGGCCCCGCCGGGACCGGCTGA
- a CDS encoding DUF2252 domain-containing protein: protein MAVPIAFTPSLSPAERAAYGRSARKRASRSCHGWFEAEQERPDPVEVIERQSQSRLTELVPIRYGRMLESPFRFYRGAASIMATDLGPVPNSGLTVQLCGDAHLLNFRLLASPERHLVFDINDFDETLAGPFEWDVKRLAASFAIAARANGFSVKKQNRVVQACVQAYRRRMREFAGLPTLDIWYAQDDVDRMRELLASSMDKRARRRTADATARAKTRTHLQAFEKLTRVTAEGRRITPDPPLITPLRDLLTDSSEADEEKELRTVVDGYARTLSSERRHLLRHYRLVDMARKVVGVGSVGTRCWILLLLGRDDGDPLLLQAKEAQESVLAAHTNGNHFDNQGCRVVAGQRLIQTTSDIFLGWTNVVGLDGRGRDFYVRQLRDWKGIAQPETMGPGLLRLFGQLCGACLARAHARSGDPVAIAAYLGGSDRFDRALTGFAQAYADQNERDFETLGAAVRAGRVRAESL from the coding sequence ATGGCCGTACCGATCGCGTTCACGCCCTCCCTGTCACCGGCCGAGAGGGCGGCGTACGGCAGGAGCGCCCGTAAACGCGCCTCCCGTTCGTGCCACGGCTGGTTCGAGGCGGAGCAGGAGCGGCCCGACCCGGTCGAGGTGATAGAGCGTCAGTCGCAGTCCCGGCTGACCGAGTTGGTGCCGATCCGCTACGGACGCATGCTGGAGTCCCCGTTCCGCTTCTACCGGGGCGCCGCGTCGATCATGGCCACGGACCTCGGGCCCGTCCCGAACTCCGGCCTGACCGTGCAGCTCTGCGGGGACGCGCATCTGCTCAACTTCCGGCTGCTGGCCTCGCCGGAGCGTCATCTGGTCTTCGACATCAACGACTTCGACGAGACCCTGGCGGGGCCGTTCGAATGGGACGTCAAACGGCTGGCGGCCAGCTTCGCGATCGCCGCCCGGGCCAACGGATTCTCCGTCAAGAAGCAGAACCGCGTGGTCCAGGCCTGTGTGCAGGCCTACCGGCGGCGGATGCGGGAGTTCGCCGGCCTGCCCACGCTCGACATCTGGTACGCGCAGGACGACGTCGACCGGATGCGGGAGCTGCTGGCCTCCTCGATGGACAAGCGGGCCAGGCGCCGTACCGCCGACGCGACCGCCCGGGCCAAGACGCGAACCCACCTCCAGGCGTTCGAGAAGCTCACCCGGGTCACGGCCGAGGGCAGGCGGATCACACCGGACCCCCCGCTGATCACTCCGCTCCGGGACCTGCTCACGGACTCCTCCGAGGCCGACGAGGAGAAGGAGCTGCGGACCGTCGTGGACGGGTACGCGCGGACCCTGTCCTCCGAGCGCCGGCACCTGCTGCGCCACTACCGGCTCGTGGACATGGCCCGGAAGGTGGTGGGCGTCGGCAGTGTCGGAACGCGCTGCTGGATCCTGCTGCTGCTCGGCAGGGACGACGGGGATCCCCTGCTGCTGCAGGCCAAGGAGGCACAGGAGTCGGTCCTCGCCGCGCACACGAACGGCAACCACTTCGACAACCAGGGTTGCCGTGTGGTGGCGGGCCAGCGGCTCATCCAGACGACCAGTGACATCTTCCTCGGCTGGACCAACGTCGTCGGTCTCGACGGCCGGGGCCGGGACTTCTACGTACGACAGCTGCGGGACTGGAAGGGCATCGCCCAGCCGGAGACCATGGGCCCCGGGCTTCTCCGTCTGTTCGGGCAGCTGTGCGGCGCGTGTCTGGCGCGGGCGCACGCCCGGTCCGGCGACCCCGTGGCCATCGCCGCCTATCTGGGCGGGAGCGACCGCTTCGACCGGGCGCTCACCGGATTCGCGCAGGCCTACGCCGACCAGAACGAGCGGGACTTCGAGACGCTGGGCGCCGCCGTCCGCGCCGGCAGGGTCCGCGCCGAGAGTCTCTGA
- a CDS encoding sensor histidine kinase has translation MNRLLRRARAAYDLLVARRSALFDLALAVITTGVELGQLFDGEPPVGVVRVGEIPAGVIPVVVTVLVGSVLLVRRRAPLAVLVAACAGAAVLVALGCSPGGAPVVVALASLADLRDRRVSVAALVPTALFLLLASICSLPVSIGAWAIGSYLQTRRRYIWALEDRAATLEREREQLDEIAAQRERTSIARELHDIVAHSVTVMLIGVRGARDVLPTEPQVAAETLERVEASAEQSLAELRRILGLLRTSDNGAQWRPQPSLDQLAGLVSGYRTAGMPVRLELTGQARPLAGGLELSVYRIVEEALTNVLKHTDPIQVTVTLDYGRTRLDVTVEDDGSGSDGGSGSGSGRNDPVPSPVGHGILGMRERAAVAGGTLDARRTDRGFLVTARFPVEDAA, from the coding sequence GTGAACCGGCTTCTTCGGCGGGCCCGGGCGGCGTACGACCTGCTGGTCGCGCGCCGCTCGGCGCTGTTCGACCTCGCGCTGGCGGTGATCACGACCGGCGTGGAGCTGGGGCAGCTCTTCGACGGCGAACCCCCGGTCGGTGTGGTCCGGGTCGGCGAGATCCCGGCCGGCGTGATCCCGGTCGTGGTGACGGTGCTGGTCGGCTCCGTCCTGCTCGTCCGCCGCCGGGCGCCCCTGGCGGTGCTCGTCGCGGCCTGTGCGGGGGCCGCGGTGCTCGTGGCGCTGGGCTGCTCGCCGGGCGGGGCGCCCGTCGTGGTCGCCCTCGCCTCGCTGGCCGACCTGCGTGACCGAAGGGTCTCGGTGGCGGCGCTGGTCCCGACAGCACTGTTCCTGCTTCTGGCGAGCATCTGCTCGCTGCCCGTCTCGATCGGCGCGTGGGCCATCGGCTCGTACCTGCAGACCCGGCGGCGCTACATCTGGGCGCTGGAGGACCGCGCGGCCACTCTTGAACGTGAGCGCGAGCAGCTCGACGAGATCGCGGCACAGCGGGAACGCACGTCGATCGCCCGCGAACTCCACGACATCGTCGCCCATTCGGTCACCGTCATGCTGATCGGCGTGCGCGGCGCCCGGGACGTCCTGCCGACCGAGCCCCAGGTCGCGGCTGAGACACTGGAAAGGGTCGAGGCCAGCGCGGAGCAGAGCCTGGCCGAGCTGCGCCGGATCCTCGGCCTGCTGCGCACGTCGGACAACGGCGCGCAGTGGCGACCGCAGCCGTCGCTCGACCAGCTCGCCGGACTGGTCTCCGGATACCGGACAGCCGGAATGCCGGTACGGCTGGAGCTCACGGGCCAGGCCCGGCCACTGGCCGGCGGCCTGGAGCTGTCGGTCTACCGCATCGTGGAGGAGGCGCTGACCAACGTGCTCAAACACACCGACCCCATCCAGGTCACGGTGACGCTCGACTACGGGCGGACGCGGCTGGACGTCACGGTCGAGGACGACGGCAGCGGCAGCGACGGTGGCAGTGGCAGTGGCAGTGGCAGGAACGATCCGGTCCCGTCTCCCGTCGGACACGGCATCCTCGGAATGCGGGAGCGCGCGGCGGTGGCGGGCGGCACTCTGGACGCCCGCCGTACCGACCGCGGATTCCTGGTGACCGCCCGGTTCCCCGTCGAGGACGCGGCATGA
- a CDS encoding ABC transporter permease, whose amino-acid sequence MRGELIKTVTTRTVLGFAVGGVAFTVVNVLAVAVASGTLDEVPEKEEALSGLPILLLLWGLVGAAGEYRHRTAAPAALVGRRDRGVVLSARIAAYALTGLLLGTLTSLVSVGLALPLLSDQPGPGLTSGDVGAVVAGNLVAFVLSAIMGAALGALIRSPVLGVVVLLIVNFAVVPLLSDVSEAGTNLTPFGAAGILSRMTHHTTLSVVDAGWVLAAWTVAVTLVAVVVERRRDLA is encoded by the coding sequence GTGCGAGGTGAGCTGATCAAGACCGTGACCACCAGGACCGTGCTGGGCTTCGCGGTGGGCGGGGTCGCGTTCACGGTCGTCAACGTTCTGGCGGTCGCGGTGGCGTCGGGCACGCTGGACGAGGTGCCCGAGAAGGAGGAGGCTCTGTCGGGGTTACCGATCCTGCTGCTGCTCTGGGGACTGGTCGGCGCGGCCGGGGAGTACCGGCACCGGACGGCAGCTCCGGCGGCTCTTGTGGGCCGCCGTGACCGGGGGGTCGTGCTGTCGGCGAGAATTGCCGCCTACGCGCTGACCGGGCTCCTGCTCGGCACGCTGACGAGCCTGGTGTCGGTCGGGCTCGCGCTGCCGCTGCTGAGCGACCAGCCGGGCCCCGGTCTCACCTCGGGAGACGTCGGTGCCGTCGTGGCGGGCAACCTCGTGGCGTTCGTCCTGTCCGCGATCATGGGTGCCGCGCTCGGCGCCCTGATCCGTAGCCCGGTCCTGGGAGTGGTCGTCCTGCTGATCGTGAACTTCGCCGTGGTCCCCCTGCTGTCCGACGTCTCGGAGGCGGGGACCAACCTCACACCGTTCGGCGCGGCCGGGATCCTGAGCCGGATGACGCACCACACGACCCTGTCGGTGGTCGACGCCGGATGGGTACTGGCCGCGTGGACGGTCGCGGTCACGCTGGTCGCGGTCGTCGTCGAGCGACGGCGCGATCTGGCGTGA
- a CDS encoding response regulator transcription factor, whose product MTIRLLIVDDQELIRTGFRLFLQTQNDLEVVGEAADGHEALTQAAALRPDVVLMDIRMPRMDGVEATSRLTASGTSTRVLVLTTYDLDEYVFGALRAGASGFLLKDASRERLLEAIRVVHAGEALLSPSITRRLIEDYATRTGPLRPRAKLLTGLTPREQEILLLVARGLSNPEIAAHLVVTEATVKSHIGSMFAKLHLRDRAQAVVFAYENGFVLPGTSG is encoded by the coding sequence ATGACCATCCGTCTTCTGATCGTCGACGACCAGGAACTGATCCGCACCGGCTTCCGGCTCTTCCTGCAGACCCAGAACGACCTTGAGGTCGTCGGCGAGGCCGCCGACGGCCACGAGGCGCTCACCCAGGCCGCCGCGCTGCGCCCCGACGTGGTCCTGATGGACATCCGCATGCCGCGCATGGACGGCGTCGAGGCCACCTCCCGGCTGACCGCCTCCGGAACCTCGACCCGGGTCCTGGTCCTCACCACCTACGACCTGGACGAATACGTCTTCGGCGCGCTCCGGGCGGGCGCGTCGGGCTTCCTCCTCAAGGACGCCTCACGCGAGCGCCTGCTGGAGGCGATCCGCGTCGTGCACGCAGGCGAGGCCCTGCTGTCGCCGTCGATCACCCGCAGGCTGATCGAGGACTACGCCACCCGCACCGGACCGCTCCGGCCCCGGGCCAAACTGCTGACCGGTCTCACCCCCCGGGAACAGGAGATCCTCCTCCTGGTGGCCAGGGGCCTGTCGAACCCGGAGATCGCCGCGCACCTGGTCGTGACCGAGGCGACGGTGAAGAGCCACATCGGCAGCATGTTCGCCAAGCTCCATCTGCGTGACCGCGCCCAAGCGGTGGTGTTCGCGTACGAGAACGGCTTCGTCCTCCCGGGCACCTCGGGCTGA
- a CDS encoding DUF7144 family membrane protein — translation MTATHTGHTHTHSAKRHWAEGLTVFAAIMLMIAGVLDILRGIMAIAEDDLFVNTPNYVFEFDLTSWGWIHLALGVAAVIVSIGLFQASTWARVSGMVIGGLIILGNFLSMPYYPVWSIVMIAFSGFIIWALSVVREEDFDETFTTPPRNR, via the coding sequence ATGACTGCGACACACACCGGCCACACGCACACGCACTCGGCCAAGCGGCACTGGGCAGAAGGCCTGACGGTCTTCGCGGCCATCATGCTCATGATCGCGGGTGTGCTCGACATCCTCCGGGGGATCATGGCGATCGCCGAGGACGACCTCTTCGTCAACACACCCAATTACGTGTTCGAGTTCGACCTCACCTCATGGGGCTGGATCCATCTCGCGCTGGGCGTGGCGGCCGTGATCGTCAGTATCGGTCTCTTCCAGGCGTCGACATGGGCGCGGGTGTCCGGCATGGTCATCGGCGGCCTCATCATCCTCGGCAACTTCCTCTCCATGCCGTACTACCCGGTCTGGTCGATCGTGATGATCGCCTTCTCGGGCTTCATCATCTGGGCCCTGAGCGTGGTCCGTGAGGAGGACTTCGACGAAACGTTCACGACGCCGCCGCGGAACCGCTGA